The genomic DNA GCAGCTGGAGGTAAGTAGGTTCTCTTCCCACGTATCTCCGTATGTAAGTTTCTTCGAATACCAATGTCTTCTAAGTCTTTCCTGGCTTTCAACCCATCCTTGGATTTTCCACTATGCATTAGAATAGATAATAGTGCATCAGACACATTCTTTTCCACGTGCATGACATCAATATTATGCCTCACATGCAGATACTGCAACATTCAACAAGTGAAAATCAGAAACACACTATAGTAGTTAAAATTCAGAACCAAATTCAATTTTCATTATAATATCTACTAACCTTCCAATAAGGTAAGTCAAAGAAGATTGATCTTTTTTTCCACCGCCATTTATCGTTGCCTTCTTCATATTCATCAGCTGaactcacatcatcatcatctgcttcaactctttttctcttgCCTTTCTTATCTAAAGGTCTACCAAATTCATTCCTAAAATCTTTAAGGCTCTCAAGTATTTCTGCTCCACTCTGAATTCTACTTGTAGTACCAACCTCCACCGTGTTGTCAAACCACCCTTTTCTACGTCTGTAAGGATGCCCAGGTCTCAAACGCTTCCTGTTACCCATATATACATGTTTACGACTGAACTTTAACCACCTATGAGGTGTATCCTTCCCACAGACAATACACGCTTGCTTCCCTTTCACTTTACATCCAGCTAATGTACCTAATGCTGGATAGTCAGTGATACTCCACAACAATATAGCTCTTAGAGTGAAACTCTCCTGCTTAAACGAGTCATAAACCTCCATACCATCATTCCATAAGTCTTTTAGGTCATCTATCAACGGTTGTAGATATACATCAATATTGTTGCTTGGTGCGGTTAGCCCAGGTATCAATATTGACAACATGATGTTCTCTTCGTTCATACACTCCGTTGGAGCCATATTGTAATTGACTAAGAACACTGGCCATGTGCTGAACTTGGTGTTTTGGATAGCGAACGGATTCATCCCATCAGTAGAAATTCCTAGTCTAAGGTTTCTAGCATCCCCAACAAACTCTGGCCATTTATCGTTTACCTGGATCCAAGTCAAGGAGTCCACTGGATGCCGCATTGTACCACCTTCACTAGCATTAGTGAAGTGCCAACGCAAATCCTCATCCAACCGTTTTGATCTAAACATCCTCCTAAATCTATCTTTTATTGGAATACCGTAGCACCTTTGCTGGAATCCCTTTCCTCTCCTCACTGGTGAGATTATCTGTTTCCCATCTTGATTCATTACATCCTGGACAACTTGTTGACTCTGCATATTGATTTCGATAAAGGATATAATCATTTATGCAGGCGTGAATGGActcataaccaaaaccaaaaagctTCAAGAATCTCTTCATCTCATCTGTAGACTTAGGCAGCACATTGTCTCCAGGTAGCATGTCATGAACTATTGTCAGTAGCTGATCAAAAAAATTCTCTGACATCCCACTCTTGACCTTTATCCGGTAAAGTCCCATGATTGCAGAAACCTTTGTGTAGTTCGCAGCCGTCAAGTATAAGGGAGTTTCTGCATCCTCTAACTTCTTCCTAAACTCGGTTTCCTCTTTACTGTCGATACCCTCCAACTCTTCTACATTGTGATTCTGAGATAATTTCTTGACTTCACTCGACTTGAAAGCTGTCCTAATCAACTCATAAGCCTCATACTCAGACGTATCAGCATCCGCTGTCTTTTCAATCCTTATATCCCCATGTTTACTCCAACATTTACTTCTCTTGTACTTTAGATCCATCCCTCTAATAACCAGATGCTCCAACACTGTCTCATTTGACTGATGAACCACATTGCGACAGTCAACGAAAGGACAGAACATATTTGATAGATTACCCAAACATCTTGCTGAATCAAACACAAATTTAGTTGCTCCTAGCTCATACTCAAGACTATTCCTGTAAGTAATAAAGGtagacaaataaaaactaagaaaCCCGACTCTGAAATGATATGGATGAAGAACATTTAAGTTAATACCTTGGTAACCAGACCCAAGTTTTATTCATGTTACAACAGCTCCGACCAAATGTGCACACAAGTAATCAGAGACACTCACGTTAAGTcacaacacaaaagaacaaGATATGTTAGAAGAATCAAGTTGGAGTGAGATACCTTCTAAATTTGTCTTCACTTTTCCTTAAATTGACcgacaaaaaaacgaaaataatcaATTAGAAACAGAtcagaagaatcagaagaatAAAACCCTAGATCGAAAGAATGAACAAGAATGAGATTTCGTATAAAAGAGTGAGATTTACCAGAAGAATAAAACCACAATTGAGCGAGGAGAAGCTGGAAAGACTCGGGAGACAATCCGATTTTGCAAAGACTGTGACTAAGATCTGTTTCGGAGAGTGAAATTTTAGGTAATGTGACAAAGATCTATTTGGGAGAGTAAAATTTGTGTGGGACACAGTCGGATTTCACAAAAAGACAGTAAAAATCGagcaaaaaaagagagagagaagaaatgaaaatttagGGTTCCTAGGCAATTGGGGATTTTTGTCGAAAAGTGAAAAGTTTTAGCCTTCAAATTTTTCTAATTGTCGCGGGATCTAATTTTTAGTTTACCGCCTAACACTATCATAGCGTTTACTATTTGGTGTTGCTATTAAATATAGCccaaaaatacagaaaaaaaaattaatttttaatacaatataaCATAATGTTTACATATACACAAACGCTATTTAAAAAGTAAAGGTCTAATAACGATAGCATTATTGCCATAAACGCTATACTGCTGTGctattaaaactcaaaattcTTGTAGGGAATGAATGtaatgaaaataaatgaaattttttccttttattaatcaaagtctctaaaaccaaaatccataataataattttttaaaaccaaagtGCTTTAGTTAACTGTCAAAGTTTCTACAATCCCAGAAAACTATAGTCATTATCGATCCGACTTTAAGGCTCACTATATTGATAAATGTGACAGAAATATCTTAAGAATGttcatatattaatgtttaagatttttacTAAACACTAGAAGCCATTATTATCATAGTGTCCGACTTTTAAACCGATTTTTAACTAACATAAAAGTCATCATTCTAACTGTGGAATTTTCAGTTTTGTCTAAGATTTTCCACTCTAATATATGAAAAGAGAATTTTCATGATTATAATGTGGAAGTTtcattgaaaaaagaaaacaaatcattatcAAATTTATCATAACGTTGATTTTGAGATGAAGGGTTTCCAAAGTTCAAAACAATCACGTAATTTCTTATTGTCCATCCTCAcaactagtatatatatgtgaccTTCATTAAAGAAACTGATATCCGGAAATGGCTAAGATAGAAGAAAACTTGAGAGACGACAAATCTAGATGGAGCCTTGGAGGCATGACTGCTCTCGTCACAGGTGGCTCGAAAGGCCTCGGGTCAGTTCCAATTCATCATACTTCACATATATACTATCCTAATATCCCgtgtatatatttatcataTGGTCTTTGATTGTATCTCAATGTTTCAACCCATGTGTATGATGAATAGGGAAGCTGTGGTGGAGGAACTAGCCATGTTAGGAGCAAGAGTCCACACATGTGCCAGAGACGAAACTCAGCTTCAAGAGCGCTTACGTGAGTGGCACGAAAAAGGGTTTCAGGTTTCCATTTCTGTCTGCGACGTTTCGTCTCGTGACCAGCGAGAGAAGCTCATGGAAACTGTTTCCACTCTCTTCCAAGGAAAACTCAACATCCTTGTAAGTAAATGTATAAGAGCAGGATCAATAAGATTTTGAGCCAGATCAAGTGATTTTGTTCTGTATAactgtatttatatattatgtttgttttgggcctatataaacaaatatgtaTAGGTAAACAATGCGGGAACGTGTATAGCAAAGCCAACCACAGAGTATACATCACAAGATTACTCGTTTCTGATGGCTACAAATCTCGAGTCCGCTTTTCATCTCTCACAGCTCGCACATCCTTTGTTGAAAGCCTCTGGTTCAGGGAGCATCGTGCTCATGTCCTCCGCAGCAGGAGTTGTGCATGTCAATATTAGTTCTATCTATGCAGCAACTAAAGGTATATACATactcaaaaaaatcatgatCCTTTAAGTTATGAGACTAACATTAACATGAGTATACAAAAATCTGCGTGCTTTAGGAGCTATGAATCAGCTAGGAAGAAACTTAGCATGCGAGTGGGCAAATGACAAGATAAGGGTTAACTCTGTCTGTCCATGGTTCATTGATACTCCTTTAGCTAAAGATGTAAGgcaataaaattagaaataaatacaaataacaATTATCTAGCTCCTTATATACTAGatataaatataagaaatataatGACTTGTGAATTTTAACTTATGCCCAAATCTCTTAATCAGTATCTCGATGATGAAGAGTACAAAGACgaagtggagaagaagacacCAATGGGACGTGCTGGTAAACCAAATGAAGTATCATCGCTTGTggcatttctttgttttccggCAGCTTCTTATATAACTGGCCAAACAATCTGCGTTGACGGAGGTGCCACGGTCAATGGCTTCTCTTTCAAGCCTCCGATTTAACTGGCGTAcgttgattgtttgttttggtttgtgtctatgtttatttgtttactgtgtatttattttcaaataaactcGCAATCTCTAGCGTCTTAAGAACACCTGTTTTATTGttgaataaaaatgaaaggagagCAATCTATGCCGGTTGCTTCGCTATATCAACTATAGTTGAATAATATGAATGTGTTTTatgtcaaaacaaaactaaagaaaggaGAGCCATCGTTTTCGTCTGATAATGTTATagaaatgtaatttataagaaaatgtaaatgtttatatcttagatttttttttttgatttttttttgattttttctgttttttttttgaaccttTTCATGTAAACATAAATTACAAAACCTACAAattggtgtgttttttttatttgttaaaaggttttaaaaatcaaacataagaTCTTTGTATTTCTTGTCTACAAGCAATGAAGCAACACTTAATTTCagtaattgttttcctgatacACACTAGAAGGTAAGCTGAATTTATAATCAAGTTAGTAGGAAACACCACCAAACGTCATAACATTATTACATTATTACAAGAAAGGTCATGTTATTCAGACATTGTTATAAACAAAATACGAATAAACCTAAACTAGAAAAAAGTATGAAGAAGCCTAAAATACTTTCATAACtctccaaaatatatttatagggTCCATAAACCATAACTCCATATTATTTACCTTTTATTTTACCAACTGTCCATCAGTCCATGTTATGATGACACGtgatattgtaatatatattttttaagttctTGAAAACTGTTTATGTTAccaattgttatttttatttttttggtcaccaaATGTTACCAATTATATAGTACGATTTTAACACACCCGACCGGAAATTATGTCAAGATGCATGTGCTAGTGGATACGGAGCTGTCAACATCCATAATCtggaattattttgttttcttaattaaacaTGTGCTATTCGTTAAGTAACTATTAGCCAGGAAAATCCTATCACGTATATGATAAGAATGAAACTACGAATCGCTCCTCTTATCTATATCAGAATGATACAAAGTTGTAACCATAACCGTAAAAGCCTCTAGATACAACTAGAGCATTACTCTCACTCCACAGTAGTTTTACACGACTCTgtttacaacaacaaacaacataatctccaacaacaacaaacaaagagtATTTATATGACTAATTGAACATGTGCTACTCCATTCAAGCTTCCGTCGCAGGTGCCGAACGTCTAATGTATTATATGGCTTATGAGTATACGTGTACGGTCATCAATGTGTATATACTTTGAGATGAGAGGttctaaattttgaaactatCAACTTATATCGATCACTTCTCTTTGAGATCTTTGATCTTCGTTGAAGAAAAGAATCCTCGCGGTCCGATAACTATGTATGGCATAGGAAGGGGGAAGCTtgggagagattgagagaacTCAAGATGGAGtcttggaggcatcattaccgCGCTTGTCACTGGTGACACTAAAGGCATCGGGTCAGTCCCCAgttttatagagttttatattCTCTTTTATTGTTCTAGAGAACTCAAGTGATGGCAAAATGTTTGAGTGCTATAACATCGATGCTAGGGGGACTAAGCGTCATAAGGGGTGACTGGTAAAGAAATAAAGATATGATGTAATGCCCCCTATACAAATTTGCTCCCGTTGATTATTTTATTACCCATTTCATTGAATTATTTTAAGATAAATTGGATTATGTTCATCAATCTAGCGGAAGtggatttaaaatttgataCCTTCTATACTTTTCTCATACTTACATTTGTTTACTAATTTTATTCGATTATCAACATAGATATATTTAGTGAACATCTCAAAATAAGTATTTGCACATctcaaagtttaaaattatttttgagttggtaactattttttattcttgatatagttatttttctatttgtcaTAAGATTCATTACAACTTCGTtgcaacaaattaataattttatccGTAAActcaaagacaacaaaaaagactttatcaaaaaaaaaaaagacaacaaaaaagagaaaaaaatcatagaaaattatcGTGAAATTTTGTGATGACAATGgtatttaaataaagaaaaaaatcgttTAATATTTTACCTTCAGTAAAACTCCTTTTTGGAATCGGTTACTCGGCGCCAccaaatattgttttcatagGTGTTTTAGGTTACCTTTGAATACCGGCTGGAAGGTATTTTTTCAGGAGGTTGGAGACTCCAACCTAAGTCAGTTGCCATGACCTAGTACTGTTGTCCATGTGTCGTCAGATTGTAGAAAGGTGCAAAGTTATTCCCAATAatagttgaaatatttaaaattattttataaccttaaataataagaaaatatcgTATCAACTAGCAACCTTATGAGTGTAACCTTCTATTATAACGTTTATGAGTATTGTTTGTCAGTTGTTactattttgataattattgttCTTATATGTATATGGTCCGTTTGTTAAGGTAAACAAAAGTTACACAGTGATTTTCCTACTTTTACACAAGTTATATGCGTTGTTTTATGAACACATAGAAAATTACGTACATACAGTACGAGCAAGCATCAAATATCTTGATAACTCTTCAAAATATATACTCGTATGTCCTTTCTTGTGGGCGCCGACAGTACGACTGATCTCCTCACGAGAACTTATGGCTAGATCCGGTTGTGGGTCGACCGGTTATCATCCCTGATCTGGAATCTTGAGATGAGGGAAACTGACAGCCAGGAATACCCTATCATGGATACGTGTGGTCGAAGTCGACTGTCGGCCTGTTGGCAATGTGAGTACGTCTTGTACGTGAGGTGGCAAGTTTCAAAATTCAAAGCTATGCCGACTAGTCTATTTAAGATGTGTGATCTTTCGTTGATGAAAGGTCGTCACTGGCTGAAAACTAGGAATGGCAACAAATTCTAGATGGAGTCTTGGAGGCATGACCGCTCTTGTCACTGGGGGCTCTAAAGGCATCGGGTCAGTCCTTCTTTTCATAGATATGCTCTTTTATTGAACtatgataatttattattaaagaatctatgtttgtgtgtgtttcatGAATAGGGAAGCTGTGGTGGAGGAACTGTCTATGATGGGAGCCAAAGTCCACACATGTGCAAGAGACGAAACTCAGCTTCAAGAACGCTTACTTGAGTGGCAAGCAAAAGGGTTTCAGGTCACCACTTCTGTCTACGACGTTTCTTCTCGTGATCAACGAGAGAAACTCATGGAGACCGTTTCCACTCTCTTCCAAGGAAAACTCAACATCCTtgtaagtttacatatataagatTCTCCCCTTTGAGATTGGAATCCACAAGAACCAAATCATGTTGCGTTTTATTGTGTTTATGTATACTTGTATAGGTCAACAATGCCGGTACGTTCATTGTCAAGCCGACCACAGAGTATACAGCAGAAGATTACTCGTTTATAATGGCTACAAATCTCGAGTCAGCTTTCCATCTCTCGCAGCTCGCACACCCTTTGTTGAAAGCATCTGGTTCAGGGAGCATCGTGCTCATGTCGTCCACTGCTGGAATTGTGCATATCAATAATGTTGGATCCATTTATGGAGCAACCAAAGGTACCGTATTTATATACATGGGCCtccttaaaatatatataatctattccTTGTGTTATGATACTTAcatataaaagtatataaactAATTTAGGAGCCATGAATCAGCTGGCTAGAAACTTAGCTTGCGAATGGGCGAGCGACAGCATAAGGGCTAACGCTGTTTGCCCATGGTTCATCACAACTCCTTTGGTTAACGATGTAAGGCCAAAATAAAAAGTTCTCCTAGTTCgagaaaatggaaataaaaatgaaaaaaatatattttgatcttAATTACTGTTAAAATTTCTTAGTGTCTCAATGACAAAGAGTTTAAAAAAGAAGCGGAGAAGAGGACAGCGGTAGGGCGTATTGGAGAGGCAAACGAAGTTTCACCGCTTGTGGCATTTCTTTGTCTTCCTGCAGCTTCTTACATTACAGGCCAAGCCATCTGCGTTGACGGAGGTGTCACTATCAACGGTTTCTCCTTCAAGCTTGTGCCTTAAAAACACATATATGCAAGTTcggattatatatattcaatacataaattaaacctACGTACGGGTTATGGGTCTGTGACTGTCTTCTTGTTAATTCTGGAAGACTTTTGgaatatttatatgtttgtgGTAACCATCGAGAGTCCAATATTCTGAAATCTATCTGTTGTCTAAAATttcgaaataaaaaaagatatgttgttataaagaaaacattgattaaaacattttaagGGAATCGATAGCCTGATAATATAAACAAAGCATCTCATGCATCTAATTTTTATGTGGAATATATCGTTTTAGCCATAGATAGACAAGAGAAAACATGAAGAAAAGGATTGTCTAAGTATATAATTGAGCTTGGTATTGCAAAAGCGAATGACCGATACATGGGCATGTGGACGTAAAAAGGACAATGTTTATACAGTATTGAGGTCTGGTCCAATTAGGTAGAGAATAAGTGAAATGGTCCTTGTTAAGTTTTAACAGCGATAACCTCTCAAGAACTCAACACAAATTAGCTCAACCAACACACAATCTCAGAATCAAAGAAAAGTTAAACCGAAATAAGAAAGCAAGGACACAAAGAATTGTTTACCCAGTTCGATTCACCGATGTGATGAATCTACGTCTGGAGCTGGATTCAACCCAACAATTTACTATAATGTATCAAGTGTTTCTTTCAAGCTCAAGAACAGAACTTCACAGAGATTACAAGATAGAGATCAATTAAGATATAGGAGAGGATAAGAAGGTGCATATATATCAACACAAAAGGATAAATCCTAATCCTTCTGCAATTCCGATTTCTTCGAAACCAAATCATTTTCCTTCTTGGACTTCCAAAAACGATGCCAAAGAATAATGAAACATCATTAAACCAGCTAACCAAGTCGACATCAAGCTAACCAGTTGAATTGGATCACAGCATAACATTCTCCACCTTGATACAATTCTTCTCCTCCATAGTGAACTGACATACTTGGGTTTAACCTCCAGCATTGTAAGCTTTAACACTTACTCCCATTTGATCAGCTTCAAAACATCCAAAGCTAAATCAAACTTGTTAATAAGGATACTTTTTGTTAGCATATCCGCAGGATTCTCTAAAGTGTAAATTTTGGATACTTCTATTTCACCTTTTTCAATAACGTCACTGAGAAAAGATCTCTTGATTGCCATATGCTTGGTCCTCTCGTGATAAATACTGTTCTTGGACAAGCAAATTGCAGACTGAGAGTCACACCAAACTTGCGCCTTTTTCTACTTCAAACCAAGATCTTCCAACAGATTTTTAATCCATATAGCTTCCTTCACTGCTTCAGTCAAAGCCATATACTCTGCTTCAGTAGATGATAAGGCCACAACTTTTTGTAAACTTGATTTCCAACTCACCGTATTACCACCCACTGTGAAAATATATCCACTAGTTGATCTTTTCCTATCCAAATCACCTCCATGATCTGAATCACAATATCCAATCACACTAAAATTTTTCTCTTTAGTGTAtaccaaacttaaatcttgagAACCCTTAATGTATCTCAATAGCCATTTCATAGCTTCCCAATGCACTGCTCCAGGTTTACTCATAAAGCAACTAACCAAACCTATGGCATAGGCAAGATCAGATCGTGTACTAATCATTAAGTACATTACACTCCCAACAACACTTGAGTATGGAGTATTTTCTGTGTCAATACACTCTGTATCATTCCGAACTGCAGATAACTTGAAGTGTGTCCCAATAGGAGTATCTGCAGGCCTGCAGTCACTCATATTGAACCTTTTCAAAACCTTCTTCAAATATCCCGACTAAGACAGACACAAAACTCCTTGATCTCTGTCTCTTGTGATTTCTATTCCAAGAATCTTACTAGCAGCTCCCatgtctttcatctcaaactcttcactaagtctctgttttattttgttaatctctGACATGTTCTTTGCTGCAATCAacatatcatccacatataatAGAAGATAAACGAAATCACCTTCATTGATCATCTTCACATATACGCATTGATCATGTTTACTCCTTATAAACTTCTCTTCTGTCATAAACCTGTCAAATCTTTTATTCCATTGACGCGGAGCCTGCTTTAAGCCATGTAAAGATTTCTTAAGTAGACAAACCTTGTCTTTGCCGTCAGTTGACTCAAAACCCTCTGGTTGCTCCATGTACAGCTCTTCCTCCAAATCTCCATGTAAGAAAGCTGTTTTAACATCAATTTGTTCTAACTCCAGGTCTTGATTAACCACCACTGACTATAGTATTCTGATTGAAAC from Camelina sativa cultivar DH55 chromosome 7, Cs, whole genome shotgun sequence includes the following:
- the LOC104700589 gene encoding tropinone reductase homolog At2g29170-like, with product MAKIEENLRDDKSRWSLGGMTALVTGGSKGLGEAVVEELAMLGARVHTCARDETQLQERLREWHEKGFQVSISVCDVSSRDQREKLMETVSTLFQGKLNILVNNAGTCIAKPTTEYTSQDYSFLMATNLESAFHLSQLAHPLLKASGSGSIVLMSSAAGVVHVNISSIYAATKGAMNQLGRNLACEWANDKIRVNSVCPWFIDTPLAKDYLDDEEYKDEVEKKTPMGRAGKPNEVSSLVAFLCFPAASYITGQTICVDGGATVNGFSFKPPI
- the LOC104700588 gene encoding senescence-associated protein 13-like, producing MATNSRWSLGGMTALVTGGSKGIGEAVVEELSMMGAKVHTCARDETQLQERLLEWQAKGFQVTTSVYDVSSRDQREKLMETVSTLFQGKLNILVNNAGTFIVKPTTEYTAEDYSFIMATNLESAFHLSQLAHPLLKASGSGSIVLMSSTAGIVHINNVGSIYGATKGAMNQLARNLACEWASDSIRANAVCPWFITTPLVNDCLNDKEFKKEAEKRTAVGRIGEANEVSPLVAFLCLPAASYITGQAICVDGGVTINGFSFKLVP